In Apteryx mantelli isolate bAptMan1 chromosome 16, bAptMan1.hap1, whole genome shotgun sequence, a single genomic region encodes these proteins:
- the LOC106495220 gene encoding cytochrome P450 3A8-like isoform X1, which translates to MSFLPDFSVVTWLLLVLFLSLLLLYGIWPFQTFRKLGIPGPQPLPFLGTFLEYRHGVLNFDQKCFEKYGKLWGFFDGRQPVLAVLDPILIKTILVKECYTLFTNHRNFGLNGSLESALNLAEDEQWKRIRSVLSPTFTSGKLKEMLPIINGYGEKLVKNIEKKVANDEFLPAKDIFGAYSMDVVASTSFSVNIDSMNNPSDPFVINIKKFLKFNFLNPLVLLIVVFPFIIPVLEKMNVTLLPSKVMNFFNSTFSKMKKERQKGCHKDRVDFLQLMVDSQSSDGSSNAAEENNSHKTLSDEEILAQALIFVFAGYETTSSTLSYISYNLATHPDVQQRLQDEIDAILPNKAAPTYNALMQMEYLDMVVNETLRLFPAGGRLERVCKKTVEINGVTIPEGMVIMIPAYVMHHDPEYWPQPEEFRPERFSKENKGSIDPYTYLPFGAGPRNCIGMRFALLTLKVAVVVLLQNFSFRPCKDTPIPLVLDTQGFMQPKKPIILKMVPRGCADLEK; encoded by the exons ATTTCTCTGTAGTCACCTGGCTGCTCCTCGTCCTGTTCCTTAGCCTCCTGCTCCT CTATGGGATATGGCCCTTTCAGACCTTCAGGAAGCTGGGTATTCCTGGGCCACAGCCCTTGCCGTTTCTGGGAACGTTCCTGGAGTACCGGCAC ggaGTCCTGAATTTTGATCAGAAGTGCTTTGAAAAATATGGTAAACTGTGGGG GTTTTTTGATGGCAGGCAGCCTGTGCTAGCCGTTCTGGACCCCATACTCATCAAAACCATCCTGGTGAAGGAGTGCTATACGCTTTTTACCAATCACCGG AACTTTGGTCTGAATGGAAGCCTGGAGTCGGCCCTCAACCTCGCTGAAGATGAGCAGTGGAAAAGGATTCGCTCTGTGCTATCTCCAACCTTCACCAGTGGGAAGCTGAAGGAG atGTTACCTATCATTAATGGCTATGGTGAGAAATTAGTGAAGAACATTGAGAAGAAAGTGGCTAATGATGAGTTCCTGCCCGCAAAGGA CATTTTTGGAGCCTACAGCATGGATGTGGTGGCCAGCACTTCCTTCAGTGTGAATATTGACTCCATGAATAATCCCAGTGACCCCTTTGTCATCAACATTAAGAAATTTCTCAAATTCAATTTCTTAAATCCACTGGTCCTATTAATAG tggTGTTCCCCTTCATTATCCCAGTGCTGGAGAAGATGAATGTGACTCTGTTACCCTCAAAAGTCATGAACTTCTTCAACAGCACCTTCAGTAAAATGAAGAAGGAACGGCAAAAGGGCTGCCATAAA gaCCGGGTTGATTTCCTACAACTCATGGTTGATTCGCAGAGCTCAGATGGCAGCTCCAACGCTGCTGAGGAGAACAACTCACATAAAA CATTAAGTGATGAGGAGATTCTGGCCCAGGCTCTTATCTTTGTTTTTGCTGGTTATGAGACCACCAGTTCCACCCTCAGCTACATCTCGTATAATCTGGCCACTCACCCTGATGTGCAGCAGCGACTTCAGGATGAGATTGATGCAATTCTGCCCAACAAG GCCGCTCCCACGTACAACGCGCTCATGCAGATGGAGTATCTCGATATGGTGGTGAATGAAACCCTCCGGCTCTTCCCCGCAGGGGGCCGGCTTGAAAGGGTCTGCAAGAAGACTGTGGAGATCAACGGCGTGACTATTCCAGAGGGCATGGTGATAATGATCCCGGCCTACGTGATGCATCACGACCCAGAGTACTGGCCTCAGCCAGAGGAGTTCAGACCTGAGAG GTTCAGTAAAGAGAACAAAGGGTCTATTGACCCCTACACCTACCTGCCATTTGGGGCTGGCCCCAGGAACTGCATAGGAATGAGGTTTGCTCTCCTGACCCTGAAAGTGGCTGTGGTTGTCCTGTTGCAAAACTTCTCTTTCAGACCCTGCAAAGATACTCCG ATCCCTCTGGTTCTGGACACACAAGGTTTCATGCAACCTAAGAAGCCCATCATCCTGAAGATGGTCCCCAGAGGCTGTGCTGATCTAGAGAAGTAA
- the LOC106495220 gene encoding cytochrome P450 3A4-like isoform X3, translated as MSFLPDFSVVTWLLLVLFLSLLLLYGIWPFQTFRKLGIPGPQPLPFLGTFLEYRHNFGLNGSLESALNLAEDEQWKRIRSVLSPTFTSGKLKEMLPIINGYGEKLVKNIEKKVANDEFLPAKDIFGAYSMDVVASTSFSVNIDSMNNPSDPFVINIKKFLKFNFLNPLVLLIVVFPFIIPVLEKMNVTLLPSKVMNFFNSTFSKMKKERQKGCHKDRVDFLQLMVDSQSSDGSSNAAEENNSHKTLSDEEILAQALIFVFAGYETTSSTLSYISYNLATHPDVQQRLQDEIDAILPNKAAPTYNALMQMEYLDMVVNETLRLFPAGGRLERVCKKTVEINGVTIPEGMVIMIPAYVMHHDPEYWPQPEEFRPERFSKENKGSIDPYTYLPFGAGPRNCIGMRFALLTLKVAVVVLLQNFSFRPCKDTPIPLVLDTQGFMQPKKPIILKMVPRGCADLEK; from the exons ATTTCTCTGTAGTCACCTGGCTGCTCCTCGTCCTGTTCCTTAGCCTCCTGCTCCT CTATGGGATATGGCCCTTTCAGACCTTCAGGAAGCTGGGTATTCCTGGGCCACAGCCCTTGCCGTTTCTGGGAACGTTCCTGGAGTACCGGCAC AACTTTGGTCTGAATGGAAGCCTGGAGTCGGCCCTCAACCTCGCTGAAGATGAGCAGTGGAAAAGGATTCGCTCTGTGCTATCTCCAACCTTCACCAGTGGGAAGCTGAAGGAG atGTTACCTATCATTAATGGCTATGGTGAGAAATTAGTGAAGAACATTGAGAAGAAAGTGGCTAATGATGAGTTCCTGCCCGCAAAGGA CATTTTTGGAGCCTACAGCATGGATGTGGTGGCCAGCACTTCCTTCAGTGTGAATATTGACTCCATGAATAATCCCAGTGACCCCTTTGTCATCAACATTAAGAAATTTCTCAAATTCAATTTCTTAAATCCACTGGTCCTATTAATAG tggTGTTCCCCTTCATTATCCCAGTGCTGGAGAAGATGAATGTGACTCTGTTACCCTCAAAAGTCATGAACTTCTTCAACAGCACCTTCAGTAAAATGAAGAAGGAACGGCAAAAGGGCTGCCATAAA gaCCGGGTTGATTTCCTACAACTCATGGTTGATTCGCAGAGCTCAGATGGCAGCTCCAACGCTGCTGAGGAGAACAACTCACATAAAA CATTAAGTGATGAGGAGATTCTGGCCCAGGCTCTTATCTTTGTTTTTGCTGGTTATGAGACCACCAGTTCCACCCTCAGCTACATCTCGTATAATCTGGCCACTCACCCTGATGTGCAGCAGCGACTTCAGGATGAGATTGATGCAATTCTGCCCAACAAG GCCGCTCCCACGTACAACGCGCTCATGCAGATGGAGTATCTCGATATGGTGGTGAATGAAACCCTCCGGCTCTTCCCCGCAGGGGGCCGGCTTGAAAGGGTCTGCAAGAAGACTGTGGAGATCAACGGCGTGACTATTCCAGAGGGCATGGTGATAATGATCCCGGCCTACGTGATGCATCACGACCCAGAGTACTGGCCTCAGCCAGAGGAGTTCAGACCTGAGAG GTTCAGTAAAGAGAACAAAGGGTCTATTGACCCCTACACCTACCTGCCATTTGGGGCTGGCCCCAGGAACTGCATAGGAATGAGGTTTGCTCTCCTGACCCTGAAAGTGGCTGTGGTTGTCCTGTTGCAAAACTTCTCTTTCAGACCCTGCAAAGATACTCCG ATCCCTCTGGTTCTGGACACACAAGGTTTCATGCAACCTAAGAAGCCCATCATCCTGAAGATGGTCCCCAGAGGCTGTGCTGATCTAGAGAAGTAA
- the LOC106495220 gene encoding cytochrome P450 3A8-like isoform X2, with amino-acid sequence MGYGPFRPSGSWVFLGHSPCRFWERSWSTGTFFDGRQPVLAVLDPILIKTILVKECYTLFTNHRNFGLNGSLESALNLAEDEQWKRIRSVLSPTFTSGKLKEMLPIINGYGEKLVKNIEKKVANDEFLPAKDIFGAYSMDVVASTSFSVNIDSMNNPSDPFVINIKKFLKFNFLNPLVLLIVVFPFIIPVLEKMNVTLLPSKVMNFFNSTFSKMKKERQKGCHKDRVDFLQLMVDSQSSDGSSNAAEENNSHKTLSDEEILAQALIFVFAGYETTSSTLSYISYNLATHPDVQQRLQDEIDAILPNKAAPTYNALMQMEYLDMVVNETLRLFPAGGRLERVCKKTVEINGVTIPEGMVIMIPAYVMHHDPEYWPQPEEFRPERFSKENKGSIDPYTYLPFGAGPRNCIGMRFALLTLKVAVVVLLQNFSFRPCKDTPIPLVLDTQGFMQPKKPIILKMVPRGCADLEK; translated from the exons ATGGGATATGGCCCTTTCAGACCTTCAGGAAGCTGGGTATTCCTGGGCCACAGCCCTTGCCGTTTCTGGGAACGTTCCTGGAGTACCGGCAC GTTTTTTGATGGCAGGCAGCCTGTGCTAGCCGTTCTGGACCCCATACTCATCAAAACCATCCTGGTGAAGGAGTGCTATACGCTTTTTACCAATCACCGG AACTTTGGTCTGAATGGAAGCCTGGAGTCGGCCCTCAACCTCGCTGAAGATGAGCAGTGGAAAAGGATTCGCTCTGTGCTATCTCCAACCTTCACCAGTGGGAAGCTGAAGGAG atGTTACCTATCATTAATGGCTATGGTGAGAAATTAGTGAAGAACATTGAGAAGAAAGTGGCTAATGATGAGTTCCTGCCCGCAAAGGA CATTTTTGGAGCCTACAGCATGGATGTGGTGGCCAGCACTTCCTTCAGTGTGAATATTGACTCCATGAATAATCCCAGTGACCCCTTTGTCATCAACATTAAGAAATTTCTCAAATTCAATTTCTTAAATCCACTGGTCCTATTAATAG tggTGTTCCCCTTCATTATCCCAGTGCTGGAGAAGATGAATGTGACTCTGTTACCCTCAAAAGTCATGAACTTCTTCAACAGCACCTTCAGTAAAATGAAGAAGGAACGGCAAAAGGGCTGCCATAAA gaCCGGGTTGATTTCCTACAACTCATGGTTGATTCGCAGAGCTCAGATGGCAGCTCCAACGCTGCTGAGGAGAACAACTCACATAAAA CATTAAGTGATGAGGAGATTCTGGCCCAGGCTCTTATCTTTGTTTTTGCTGGTTATGAGACCACCAGTTCCACCCTCAGCTACATCTCGTATAATCTGGCCACTCACCCTGATGTGCAGCAGCGACTTCAGGATGAGATTGATGCAATTCTGCCCAACAAG GCCGCTCCCACGTACAACGCGCTCATGCAGATGGAGTATCTCGATATGGTGGTGAATGAAACCCTCCGGCTCTTCCCCGCAGGGGGCCGGCTTGAAAGGGTCTGCAAGAAGACTGTGGAGATCAACGGCGTGACTATTCCAGAGGGCATGGTGATAATGATCCCGGCCTACGTGATGCATCACGACCCAGAGTACTGGCCTCAGCCAGAGGAGTTCAGACCTGAGAG GTTCAGTAAAGAGAACAAAGGGTCTATTGACCCCTACACCTACCTGCCATTTGGGGCTGGCCCCAGGAACTGCATAGGAATGAGGTTTGCTCTCCTGACCCTGAAAGTGGCTGTGGTTGTCCTGTTGCAAAACTTCTCTTTCAGACCCTGCAAAGATACTCCG ATCCCTCTGGTTCTGGACACACAAGGTTTCATGCAACCTAAGAAGCCCATCATCCTGAAGATGGTCCCCAGAGGCTGTGCTGATCTAGAGAAGTAA